One stretch of Prunus persica cultivar Lovell chromosome G1, Prunus_persica_NCBIv2, whole genome shotgun sequence DNA includes these proteins:
- the LOC18780453 gene encoding pyruvate decarboxylase 4, producing MSMLLNISNRNAISDSPSCNGTQNPSTLCHHLARRLVQIGITDVFTVPGDFNLSLLDGLIAEPELNLIGCCNELNAGYAADGYDRSRGVSACVVTFTVSGLSVTNAITRAYSENLAVICIVGGPNLNDYGSNRILHHTIGLADFNQELRCFQTVTCHCHQVSYALRQIIHAYSN from the coding sequence atgagtatgttactaaatatctctaatcGTAATGCCATTTCTGACTCCCCCTCATGCAATGgcactcaaaacccaagtaCTCTTTGTCATCACCTTGCTCGCAGACTTGTTCAGATAGGAATTACAGATGTGTTCACTGTTCCGGGCGACTTCAACCTCAGCCTTCTCGACGGTCTTATAGCCGAGCCGGAGCTCAACCTCATCGGTTGCTGCAATGAGCTGAACGCAGGCTATGCTGCCGATGGCTACGACAGGTCCCGTGGCGTGAGCGCTTGCGTTGTCACTTTTACTGTGAGTGGCCTTAGTGTTACCAATGCCATTACTAGGGCTTACAGTGAAAATCTCGCTGTTATTTGCATCGTTGGCGGTCCTAATTTGAATGATTATGGCAGTAACCGAATTCTCCACCACACCATTGGATTGGCTGACTTCAACCAAGAGCTCAGATGCTTCCAAACTGTTACTTGCCATTGCCACCAGGTTAGCTATGCATTACGACAAATCATTCATGCATATTCAAACTAA
- the LOC18779696 gene encoding putative inactive cadmium/zinc-transporting ATPase HMA3, which produces MAAQDKDKAAAKKFQKSYFDVLGLCCSSEVPLVENILKPLEGVKEVSVIVPSRTVIVVHDSLLISQIQIVKALNQARLEANVRLYGAEDNYKKKWPSPYAIASGVLLLLSFLKYAYRPLGWLALGAVVVGIFPIAMKGVAAIRHLRLDINILVIVAVIGTIALNDYMEAGTIVFLFTVAEWLESRAGHRAKAVMSSLMSMAPQKAVLAETGEVVDVDEVKLNTTVAVKAGEVIPIDGIVVEGKGEVDEKTLTGESYPVAKEKDSTVWAGTINLNGYLSVKTTALAEDCAVAKMAKLVEEAQNSKTRTQRFIDKCAKFYTPSVLVISVSIAVIPAALHVHNWSKWFHLALVVLVSACPCALILSTPVVTFCTLTKAATSGLLIKGGDYIEVLAKVKIMAFDKTGTITSGEFVVIDFQSLRDDISLNTLLYWVASIERKSSHPMADALVDYGRSHSVEPKPENVEEFQNFPGEGIHGKIDGQYIYIGNRKIALRANCVTVPTIEGRKGGKTIGYIYSGGTPAGIFTISDTCRSGAAEACRELKKLGIKTAMLTGDSHAAALHANEQLKQALEVVHAELLPEDKARIITEFKTEGSTAMVGDGINDAPALATADIGISMGISGSALAQETGNIILLSNDIRKLAKAVKHARRANRKVIQNVVLSITTKVAILALGFAGHPLVWAAVLADVGTCMLVILNSMLLLKGTEKHGGKCGKNSSAPHAHKHGSHGHSHSHKNQHCCSESKAVKACKPQKCSSQKCGSECQPSPLNSSLPGNHKHDDDLHKARHCDGASCMKLNRDLESQNKHNHGCSRPHNLSSCAEDGCTDLVGSHGNCAEGDKIHEEKHCNHSTLLEENQKPISNSHCHSTHCGKEHSRNEGDGLHEVNHRNRSDFPLEVSQKSASTAHCHSSHCGKEHGTKQGHGLHEAKHCNHSAFPLEESKNLASFGHCHPTHCGKDHIGNEASGKSAGTSCDHQHHHHNLDEKTPPHTAIDIVPGNDHTESSPTHSCISSGTREEEACCSKSVAIHACVLEKREVGGCCKSYMKECCGGHGHIGPSFKGCLSEITTEQM; this is translated from the exons ATGGCTGCCCAGGACAAGGACAAGGCAGCAGCCAAAAAGTTTCAGAAAAGCTACTTTGATGTGCTGGGGTTGTGCTGTTCATCAGAAGTTCCACTGGTTGAGAATATCCTGAAGCCTCTTGAGGGTGTGAAAGAGGTGTCAGTGATTGTGCCTTCTAGAACTGTTATCGTTGTCCATGACAGCCTCCTCATTTCCCAGATTCAAATTG TTAAGGCATTAAACCAAGCAAGGCTAGAAGCAAATGTGAGATTGTATGGGGCAGAGGACAATTACAAGAAAAAGTGGCCAAGTCCATATGCAATTGCTAGTGGCGTGCTACTCTTGCTATCATTTTTGAAGTATGCATATCGGCCATTGGGGTGGTTGGCCCTTGGAGCGGTGGTCGTTGGCATTTTCCCTATTGCCATGAAAGGCGTGGCGGCCATTCGGCATCTTAGGCTAGACATCAACATTCTTGTTATCGTTGCTG TGATTGGGACAATTGCTTTGAATGACTATATGGAAGCTGGAACTATTGTCTTTCTGTTCACTGTTGCAGAGTGGCTTGAGTCAAGGGCAGGTCACAGG GCAAAAGCCGTGATGTCGTCGTTGATGAGCATGGCTCCTCAGAAAGCAGTCTTAGCAGAAACCGGTGAGGTTGTGGATGTCGACGAGGTCAAGTTGAACACAACTGTTGCTGTTAAGGCTGGTGAAGTTATCCCAATTGATGGGATAGTTGTTGAAGGCAAAGGTGAAGTGGATGAGAAGACACTAACTGGAGAATCCTATCCAGTTGCCAAAGAAAAGGACTCTACTGTTTGGGCTGGCACCATCAATCTCAATG gttACCTTAGTGTGAAAACTACAGCCTTAGCTGAAGACTGCGCCGTTGCTAAAATGGCAAAACTTGTGGAAGAGGCTCAAAACAGCAAAACCAGAACTCAGAGATTCATTGACAAATGTGCAAAGTTTTATACCCCAT CCGTCCTAGTCATATCTGTTTCTATTGCCGTGATTCCAGCGGCATTGCATGTCCATAATTGGAGCAAATGGTTTCACTTAGCTTTGGTTGTGTTAGTGAGCGCATGTCCATGTGCTCTCATTCTCTCTACACCTGTTGTGACTTTCTGTACGCTTACAAAAGCGGCAACGTCTGGTCTTCTAATCAAAGGGGGTGACTACATTGAGGTTCTGGCTAAAGTCAAAATCATGGCTTTTGACAAAACTGGTACAATAACAAGTGGTGAATTTGTGGTGATTGATTTTCAGTCTCTTCGTGATGACATTAGCTTGAACACATTGCTTTACTG GGTTGCAAGCATTGAGAGGAAGTCAAGTCATCCAATGGCAGATGCACTGGTTGACTATGGAAGATCGCATTCGGTTGAGCCAAAACCGGAAAATGTAGAGgagtttcaaaattttcctgGGGAAGGCATTCATGGGAAAATTGATGGACAATATATCTATATTGGAAACAGAAAAATAGCTTTGAGAGCTAATTGTGTAACAG TTCCAACCATTGAAGGTCGTAAGGGTGGGAAGACCATTGGATACATATACTCTGGAGGAACCCCTGCCGGAATCTTTACAATATCTGATACTTGTCGATCTGGGGCTGCAGAGGCTTGCAGGGAGTTGAAGAAGTTGGGCATTAAAACAGCTATGCTCACAGGAGATAGTCATGCCGCAGCATTGCATGCAAATGAGCAG CTTAAGCAAGCTCTTGAGGTAGTCCATGCAGAACTTCTACCAGAAGACAAGGCAAGAATCATTACAGAATTTAAGACAGAAGGAAGTACAGCGATGGTCGGAGATGGTATCAACGATGCCCCAGCTTTAGCTACAGCTGATATCGGTATCTCAATGGGCATTTCTGGATCAGCCCTTGCTCAAGAAACTGGGAACATAATTCTACTGTCAAATGACATCAGAAAACTAGCAAAAGCAGTCAAGCATGCCAGAAGAGCTAATAGAAAAGTGATTCAGAATGTGGTTTTGTCAATCACTACTAAGGTTGCAATCCTTGCACTGGGATTTGCAGGTCATCCACTTGTTTGGGCTGCAGTGCTTGCTGATGTTGGGACATGCATGCTTGTGATCCTCAACAGCATGCTACTTTTAAAAGGAACCGAAAAGCATGGAGGCAAATGTGGAAAAAATTCTTCTGCGCCACATGCTCATAAACATGGAAGCCATGGACATAGCCACTCTCACAAAAATCAGCATTGTTGCTCTGAGAGCAAAGCTGTAAAAGCCTGCAAGCCTCAAAAGTGTTCTTCCCAGAAGTGTGGATCAGAATGCCAACCTAGTCCTTTGAATTCGAGCTTGCCTGGTAATCATAAGCACGATGATGACTTACACAAGGCAAGGCATTGTGATGGAGCAAGCTGCATGAAACTCAATCGTGATCTGGAGTCACAGAACAAacacaaccatggttgttcaAGGCCTCACAATTTGAGCTCATGTGCAGAAGATGGTTGCACAGACTTGGTTGGAAGCCATGGAAATTGTGCAGAAGGTGATAAAATCCATGAGGAAAAACACTGCAACCATTCTACTCTCTTGgaggaaaaccaaaaacctATAAGCAATAGTCATTGCCACTCAACCCACTGTGGCAAAGAGCATAGCAGAAATGAAGGTGATGGGCTCCATGAGGTGAATCACCGCAATCGTTCTGATTTTCCTTTGGAGGTAAGCCAGAAATCTGCAAGCACTGCTCATTGCCACTCAAGCCACTGTGGCAAAGAGCATGGCACAAAGCAAGGTCATGGACTCCATGAGGCAAAACACTGCAATCATTCTGCTTTTCCCTTGGAGGAAAGCAAAAACTTGGCAAGTTTTGGTCATTGCCACCCAACCCATTGTGGCAAAGATCATATTGGCAATGAAGCATCAGGAAAATCGGCTGGAACAAGCTGTGATCATCAGCACCACCACCATAATCTAGATGAAAAAACACCTCCTCACACAGCCATTGATATCGTACCAGGCAATGACCACACAGAATCATCCCCTACGCACTCTTGCATCAGTTCAGGGACAAGAGAAGAGGAAGCGTGTTGCTCGAAATCAGTGGCAATTCATGCTTGTGTattagagaagagagaagtagGAGGGTGCTGCAAAAGCTACATGAAGGAATGCTGTGGT